From a single Drosophila sulfurigaster albostrigata strain 15112-1811.04 chromosome 3, ASM2355843v2, whole genome shotgun sequence genomic region:
- the LOC133843102 gene encoding uncharacterized protein LOC133843102 isoform X1, which yields MMKRTRIDEVQFGTRTGPGPGGGVGVGGVGVGGVGVGVAGSAANSAGGGVVNSAGGVTIGTVVPNAHSATISSINSIHHRILTPQHGGAQTIAYLPSTTPTAATNLKTTSSSSNTANIVDSASTGAQTTAVVPVGVGGVVVSTGSAATQTLQYTTSYSVASIQAGGTLKASPADSNAVQIHVTGGAVAPGGGSQTVSSSCQTAGTIRQRTISGTQTNASSVGGNLTTTAQQTQPPTTQSQQQTPPNGPGVGAVGAGAAAAAGNSTPPQGGGQLAGGSAAAPRLKVEDALSYLDQVKYQYADQPQIYNNFLDIMKEFKSHCIDTPGVIERVSTLFKGHAELIYGFNMFLPPGYKIEMQHDALGFSVPVVSMPSPPGAPSSTGTVHMIAGAGNSPLAAAANVNAHTTTPTSSLKPTALAQTPGPPVGGAAAASVAAVPQIQTAGAVNLMTHGGASLTQTTIHALQPAAGAAQSPGGGHVHVTSSSTTVPPAGVGGVGVSVSAHNIPQNYSRDRGEQRATITPTGPASVPAPGGASIVVGGGPPTPNSLSELSPHAAAAGQHNLHHIQQAHQSILLGETTGQQNQPVEFNHAITYVNKIKHRYQSQPAKYKKFLEILHAYQKEQKVMKESSGGVGGGAMTQDKMLTEQEVYTQVAKLFGQDEDLLREFGQFLPDATNHQSSAAAAAAAQYMSKSALHNDHHKKQQQQQQSVQQQRTTTTATLSGGAHISMSSASPSAVPNSGSPLHLSSGATLSQIDSSSAHAHAAAIGNLSAVNTSVSIKSCGVQQNHIISSSGGSIFEKEYHGLGQQQQQQQQQQLQQQQHRGLPPHLQGGQTAAGLRGTATGGAMLDQRNNHHAQKYVAQHPHQNMSQKKSPSYGGGNMANANMPHHHHLGENSLDRNSPNIASYVTPAQLPPHPHHNAHNSSGGSNRQRQVDELSTAATIGSSASSTGGPPPAKRPKPYCRDVSFSEASRKCTISDAAFFDKVRKALRNPEVYDNFLRCLTLFNQEIVSKTELLVLVSPFLVKFPDLLRWFTDFLGPPMSGQLSGAAGAGGLIDGLPLAATQRQGSNSSSHDRASSHQSTDYVQDVDLSLCKRLGASYCALPQSTVPKKCSGRTALCREVLNDKWVSFPTWASEDSTFVTSRKTQFEETIYRNIHRTEDERFELDLVIEVNSATIRVLENVQKKMSRMSPEELAKYHLDDHLGGTSQTIHQRAIHRIYGDKSGEIIQGMKKNPSVAVPIVLKRLKVKEEEWRDAQKSFNKQWREQNEKYYLKSLDHQAINFKPNDMKALRSKSLFNEIETLYDERHDQEDDAMEAGGPHLVLPYKDKTILDDAANLLIHHVKRQTGIQKQEKQKIKQIIRQFVPDLFFAPRQPLSDDERDDAFQFLVDDTKMDVDSPLSRCAPKGVGTPSSEGASPARSNASSSSSSNNANNATANSAAVAASIKKESEEAKATTGATASSDDATPSTSTAAAAAAATSSSSATAGDAKDNKAESEEGATKSNNNSSLSATGASPRRPEDAAAAASAELSVKQEQVDFANPPLLPAHAQGQRENESYSLFFANNNWYLFMRLHAILCDRLHVMYERARLLAIEEERCRVNRRESTATALRLKPKPDVQVEDYYPTFLDMLKNVLDGNMDSNTFEDTMREMFGIYAYISFTLDKVVSNAVRQLQYCVTERAALDCVELYASEQRRGSTGGFCREAHKSFEREMGYQRKAESILNEENCFKVYIYKIDCRVTIELLDSESEETEKPAVLKAQKFSKYVERLANPALGGGVGGSGGGGGGSGGNNATSGNDNMVESTDIKMEEEEENAELVRGARKARFLLRNKRRSQLHEEQVRQLFEQKRHCGAASEANPPSTDGSATPNSNNNNNTNTNNNNSSSWNKRAPERLGAAQLGLAEQYAFHDRDEISTNASNGRCFVTSKNLNLLKYDAVRRAKKSHCRVTQLKYKRFQSYVNKWLQQHVSEQSQQHCSDWLLGKTPEQINASGWGATSKTKSLQQKDTTKTPYRIYTRYKVLQPTSSSNNSSISNIATAATAALPATVAAVAATATAVVSVANNAAAASTGSSLLNAAETTTTTNAPQQHCNSAAAAATAGGNAETGLQQVRPMES from the exons ATGATGAAACGCACGCGCATCGATGAAGTGCAATTTGGCACACGAACTGGCCCCGGACCAGGAGGAGGAGTTGGCGTTggtggagttggagttggaggtgtcggtgtcggtgtcgCTGGATCAGCTGCCAATAGTGCTGGCGGCGGCGTGGTCAACTCGGCTGGTGGCGTTACCATTGGCACAGTGGTGCCAAATGCGCACAGTGCCACAATCAGTAGCATTAACTCGATACATCATCGGATATTGACGCCACAGCATGGCGGTGCCCAGACAATTGCCTATCTGCCGTCCACAACGCCAACGGCGGCTACGAATCTGAAaacaacgagcagcagcagcaacaccgcCAACATTGTCGATAGCGCCAGCACCGGTGCTCAAACAACCGCTGTCGTGCCCGTTGGCGTTGGCGGCGTCGTCGTCTCCACGGGCAGCGCGGCTACACAAACCTTGCAGTATACCACAT CTTACAGCGTCGCCTCCATACAAGCGGGTGGCACTCTAAAAGCCAGTCCAGCGGACAGCAATGCAGTGCAGATTCATGTCACAGGAGGCGCTGTAGCGCCTGGAGGAGGCTCGCAGACAGTCTCAAGCAGCTGCCAGACAGCTGGCACAATAAGACAGCGGACAATTAGCGGCACACAGACAAACGCCAGCAGCGTTGGCGGCAATCTGACCACAACGGCACAGCAAACCCAACCTCCAACCACACAATCGCAGCAACAAACGCCTCCCAATGGACCCGGTGTGGGTGCAGTaggagctggagcagcagcagctgctggcaaTAGCACTCCTCCGCAGGGCGGCGGTCAATTGGCTGGCGGCAGTGCCGCCGCGCCACGCCTCAAGGTCGAGGATGCGCTCAGCTATCTGGATCAGGTGAAATACCAGTATGCAGATCAGCCACAAATCTACAATAATTTCCTCGACATTATGAAAGAATTCAAGTCGCACTGCATCGATACGCCCGGCGTCATTGAGCGCGTCTCGACGCTATTCAAAGGCCATGCCGAACTCATCTATGGCTTCAACATGTTTCTGCCGCCTGGCTACAAGATTGAAATGCAACACGATGCGCTCGGTTTCTCAGTGCCCGTCGTCTCGATGCCATCGCCGCCAGGTGCGCCCAGCAGCACCGGCACCGTGCACATGATTGCCGGTGCCGGCAACAGTCCGTTGGCAGCGGCGGCCAACGTAAATGCGCACACAACGACGCCCACCTCGTCGCTGAAGCCAACAGCGTTGGCACAAACTCCTGGACCACCAGTTGGCGGTGCTGCGGCGGCGTCAGTAGCGGCTGTGCCACAAATACAAACGGCTGGTGCCGTCAATTTGATGACACATGGCGGTGCATCGCTCACCCAGACTACCATACATGCACTGCAACCGGCTGCTGGAGCGGCTCAATCGCCCGGCGGTGGTCATGTGCATGTGACGAGCAGCTCAACAACAGTGCCACCAGCTGGAGTTGGTGGCGTCGGCGTCTCCGTGTCGGcgcataatataccacaaaactATTCGAGGGATCGCGGAGAGCAGCGGGCAACGATCACGCCAACAGGACCGGCTTCAGTGCCGGCGCCTGGCGGTGCCAGCATTGTGGTTGGCGGTGGTCCGCCAACACCCAACTCATTGAGTGAGCTGAGTCCGCATGCGGCGGCAGCGGGTCAGCACAATTTGCATCACATTCAGCAGGCGCATCAATCGATACTGCTGGGCGAAACGACGGGCCAGCAGAATCAGCCTGTGGAGTTTAATCACGCCATCACCTATGTGAATAAAATTAAG CATCGCTACCAAAGCCAGCCGGCCAAGTACAAGAAATTCCTGGAGATACTCCATGCCTACCAAAAGGAGCAGAAGGTGATGAAGGAGAGCAGCGGAGGCGTCGGTGGCGGCGCCATGACTCAAGACAAAATGCTCACCGAACAGGAGGTCTATACCCAGGTGGCCAAACTCTTTGGCCAGGACGAAGATTTGCTGCGTGaatttggccaatttttaccCGATGCAACCAATCATCAGTCgtcggcagcggcagcagcagccgcacaATACATGTCCAAATCGGCGCTGCACAACGATCATCAcaagaaacaacagcagcagcaacaatcggtgcaacagcaacgcacaacaacaacggccaCATTGAGTGGCGGTGCCCACATCAGCATGTCCTCGGCATCGCCATCGGCTGTGCCCAACAGCGGCTCGCCGTTGCATCTCAGCAGCGGGGCGACGCTGTCGCaaatcgacagcagcagcgcacaCGCGCATGCCGCAGCCATTGGCAACTTGTCGGCTGTTAATACGAGCGTCAGCATCAAATCCTGCGGCGTGCAACAGAATCATATTATTAGCAGCAGTGGAGGTAGCATTTTTGAGAAGGAATATCATGGCTTGggtcagcaacaacagcagcagcaacaacagcaactccagcagcagcagcatcgtgGTTTGCCGCCCCATCTGCAGGGCGGCCAGACGGCTGCTGGATTACGTGGCACGGCGACTGGGGGCGCAATGTTGGATCAGCGCAATAACCATCATGCCCAGAAATATGTGGCACAGCATCCGCATCAAAATATGTCGCAGAAAAAGTCGCCGAGCTACGGTGGCGGCAACATGGCTAATGCCAATATgccgcatcatcatcatctgggCGAGAATTCGCTCGATCGCAATTCGCCCAACATTGCCAGCTATGTGACGCCAGCACAATTGCCACCGCATCCGCATCACAATGCGCACAACTCgagcggcggcagcaacaggcAACGGCAAGTGGATGAATTGTCCACAGCGGCAACAATTGGAAGCTCCGCTTCCAGCACAGGAGGACCACCGCCAGCGAAGCGTCCGAAGCCGTATTGTCGCGACGTTAGCTTCTCGGAGGCGTCGCGCAAATGCACCATCTCGGATGCGGCCTTCTTCGATAAGGTGCGCAAAGCATTGCGCAATCCCGAAGTCTATGACAATTTCTTGCGGTGCCTAACACTCTTCAATCAGGAGATTGTCTCCAAGACGGAGCTGCTCGTCTTGGTGTCGCCGTTTCTCGTCAAGTTTCCCGACTTGTTGCGCTGGTTTACGGACTTTTTGGGTCCGCCCATGTCGGGACAACTTAGCGGAGCCGCTGGCGCTGGCGGTTTGATCGATGGCCTACCTTTGGCGGCCACTCAACGGcagggcagcaacagcagctcgcACGATCGTGCAAGCAGTCATCAGAGCACGGATTATGTACAAGATGTGGATCTATCACTCTGCAAGCGTCTCGGTGCCTCCTACTGCGCTCTGCCACAATCCACGGTACCCAAGAAGTGCAGCGGACGCACTGCGCTTTGTCGCGAGGTGCTCAACGACAAGTGGGTCTCGTTTCCGACGTGGGCTAGCGAAGATTCCACGTTTGTGACCTCGAGGAAGACACAGTTTGAGGAGACGATCTACAG GAATATTCACAGAACGGAGGACGAGCGTTTCGAGCTGGATCTGGTGATTGAGGTGAACAGCGCCACAATTCGAGTGCTCGAGAATGTGCAAAAGAAAATGTCCCGGATGTCACCCGAAGAGCTGGCCAAATATCATTTGGACGATCATCTGGGTGGCACCTCGCAAACAATACATCAGCGAGCCATTCATCGCATTTATGGCGACAAATCCGGAGAAATTATTCAGGGCATGAAGAAGAATCCTTCAGTTGCGGTGCCCATTGTACTCAAGCGACTGAAGGTCAAGGAGGAGGAATGGCGGGATGCCCAAAAG AGTTTCAACAAGCAGTGGCGCGAACAGAACGAGAAATACTATCTGAAATCTCTGGATCATCAGGCCATCAATTTCAAGCCCAACGATATGAAGGCGCTGCGTTCCAAGAGTTTGTTCAATGAGATTGAAACGCTGTACGATGAGAGGCATGATCAGGAGGATGATGCCATGGAGGCGGGTGGACCGCATCTAGTCCTGCCATACAAGGATAAGACCATACTCGACGATGCGGCCAATTTGCTTATCCATCATGTGAAACGGCAGACGGGCATCCAGAAGCAGGAGAAGCAGAAAATCAAACAGATTATTCGACAATTTGTGCCTGATTTGTTCTTTGCGCCACGGCAACCGCTCAGCGACGATGAACGCGATGATG CCTTTCAATTTTTGGTAGATGACACTAAAATGGATGTCGATTCGCCGCTGAGTCGCTGCGCCCCCAAAGGCGTTGGCACGCCCAGCAGCGAAGGCGCCTCCCCAGCGCGCAGCAatgcgagcagcagcagcagtagcaacaatgCGAACAATGCCACTGCCAATTCAGCAGCTGTGGCGGCCTCCATCAAGAAGGAGTCGGAGGAGGCGAAGGCAACGACGGGGGCAACCGCGTCTTCAGATGATGCAACGCCGTCGacgtcaacagcagcagcggcggcagcagcaacatcatcatcttcaGCAACTGCCGGCGATGCAAAGGACAACAAGGCCGAGTCAGAGGAGGGAGCAacgaagagcaacaacaatagcagcctATCGGCAACTGGCGCAAGTCCAAGAAGGCCAGaagatgcagcagcagccgctagCGCCGAGTTGAGTGTGAAGCAGGAGCAAGTGGATTTTGCGAATCCCCCGCTACTGCCAGCACACGCGCAGGGACAACGCGAG AACGAATCTTACTCGCTGTTTTTCGCCAACAACAATTGGTACCTGTTCATGCGGCTGCATGCGATTCTCTGCGATCGTCTGCATGTGATGTACGAGCGTGCTCGACTTTTGGCCATCGAGGAGGAGCGTTGTCGTGTCAATCGGCGAGAGAGTACGGCAACGGCGCTGAGACTCAAACCCAAGCCCGATGTGCAGGTCGAGGATTACTATCCCACGTTCCTTGACATGCTCAAGAATGTGCTTGACGGCAACATGGACTCGAATACATTTGAGGATACGATGCGTGAAATGTTTGGCATCTATGCCTACATTTCCTTTACGCTGGACAAG GTGGTCTCGAATGCTGTGCGACAACTTCAGTATTGTGTCACAGAGCGTGCCGCCCTCGACTGTGTGGAGCTCTATGCCAGCGAACAGCGACGCGGCAGCACTGGAGGATTCTGTCGCGAGGCGCACAAGAGCTTCGAGCGCGAGATGGGCTATCAGCGCAAGGCCGAGAGCATTCTCAACGAGGAGAACTGCTTCAAAGTGTATATT TACAAGATTGATTGTCGCGTGACCATCGAACTGCTCGATTCGGAGTCCGAGGAGACGGAGAAACCAGCCGTGTTGAAGGCACAAAAGTTTAGCAAATATGTTGAACGTTTGGCGAATCCAGCATTGGGTGGTGGAGTAGGTGGAAgcggagggggaggaggaggtaGTGGAGGCAACAATGCTACCTCGGGCAATGACAACATGGTGGAATCAACGGACATCAAAatggaagaggaagaggagaaCGCCGAG CTGGTGCGTGGGGCACGTAAAGCGCGCTTCCTATTGCGCAACAAGCGTCGATCGCAGTTGCACGAGGAGCAGGTGCGTCAACTCTTCGAACAGAAACGTCACTGTGGTGCTGCATCCGAAGCGAATCCTCCATCGACTGATGGTAGCGCAACaccaaatagcaacaacaacaacaatactaataccaacaataacaacagcagcagttggaaCAAGCGGGCACCAGAGAGATTGGGTGCAGCACAACTGGGCCTGGCAGAGCAATATGCCTTCCATGATCGCGACGAAATCAGCACAAATGCCAGCAATGGTCGCTGCTTTGTGACCAGCAAGAATCTCAATCTACTCAAATACGATGCAGTGCGTCGTGCCAAGAAG AGTCATTGCCGCGTCACACAGCTCAAGTACAAGCGGTTTCAGAGCTATGTCAACAAGTGGCTGCAACAACACGTCAGCGAGCAGTCACAGCAACATTGCAGCGACTGGTTGCTGGGCAAGACACCGGAGCAGATCAATGCCAGTGGCTGGGGTGCCACCAGCAAGACGAAATCGTTGCAGCAAAAGGATACGACGAAGACCCCTTATCGCATCTACACGCGCTACAAGGTGCTGCAGCCAACATCgagcagcaataacagcagcatcagcaataTTGCTACAGCTGCGACCGCAGCACTgccagcaacagttgctgctgtggcagccaCTGCGACCGCAGTCGTCTCGGTGGCCAATAATGCAGCAGCCGCTTCCACAGGCAGTAGCTTGTTGAATGCTGCTGAAACAACGACTACAACGAATGCACCGCAACAGCATTGCAACAGCGCTGCGGCAGCTGCCACGGCTGGCGGAAATGCAGAGACTGGATTGCAGCAGGTGCGACCAATGGAAAGCTAA